A region of Lycium barbarum isolate Lr01 chromosome 1, ASM1917538v2, whole genome shotgun sequence DNA encodes the following proteins:
- the LOC132603527 gene encoding uncharacterized protein LOC132603527, whose amino-acid sequence MVATRLSLARRNSLQLQQPATSLLSPTFKCHYKKRISLKACGLCTPTKAPAVPSPPVPPGVSNGNAPGQVSTSTLAPEVCTSTKAPAAPTIAPEQVPPPTVVPPGSSSERPLEIPGDEEEEERERKLNLNPLSRLEALKPTHTASSNESYPQMNEQSKNMITGVKSFLVSRLTSKTTANVEDMVNLAIGAFTMLKCLSADYGCFYRDVKDLISKKHNLQIEEKKGHMSSFPELENKYEEAVIRADQLQQDIKLILRKLKRGKEKMEPLKREIDKAEEEIRRKKQVVANIEYDVERLKRYEKNCEAYLKSAQAEIVKLATQVEAAETVKKEIEQRKIAARQEIASISERLLSTL is encoded by the exons ATGGTAGCAACAAGGTTAAGTTTGGCTAGAAGAAATTCTCTACAACTACAACAACCAGCTACAAGCTTATTATCTCCAACATTCAAATGTCATTACAAGAAAAGGATTTCCTTGAAAGCCTGTGGTCTTTGCA CTCCTACAAAAGCTCCAGCAGTTCCATCACCTCCTGTGCCACCAGGGGTTTCAAATGGAAATGCTCCTGGGCAAGTTTCGACAAGCACACTTGCTCCGGAAGTCTGCA CTTCAACAAAAGCTCCAGCAGCTCCCACAATTGCTCCGGAACAAGTTCCCCCACCTACTGTAGTACCACCGGGATCAAGCAGTGAGAGGCCCTTGGAAATTCCTGGTgatgaagaggaagaagagagagaaagaaaactAAACTTAAATCCTTTATCAAGACTGGAGGCACTAAAACCAACACATACTGCTAGTAGCAATGAATCTTATCCCCAAATGAACGAACAATCAAAGAATATGATCACTGGTGTCAAGTCTTTTTTGGTGTCTCGTCTCACTTCTAAGACCACTGCTAACGTGGAGGATATGGTTAATCTTGCCATTGGCGCTTTCACTATGTTGAAATGTCTCAGTGCTGATTACGGTTGTTTCTACAGAGATGTGAAGGATTTGATTTCTAAGAAACACAATTTGCAAATTGAAGAGAAAAAAGGACATATGTCGTCTTTTCCAGAATTGGAGAACAAATATGAAGAGGCTGTTATTCGTGCTGATCAACTTCAACAGGATATCAAACTTATCCTACGAAAACTGAAAAGGGGAAAGGAGAAAATGGAACCTCTGAAGAGAGAAATTGATAAGGCAGAAGAAGAGATTCGTAGGAAGAAACAAGTGGTTGCTAATATTGAGTATGATGTAGAGCGTTTGAAGCGCTATGAAAAAAATTGTGAAGCGTACCTTAAGAGTGCACAAGCCGAGATAGTAAAACTTGCTACCCAAGTAGAGGCAGCTGAAACAGTGAAGAAGGAAATTGAACAGCGGAAGATTGCAGCTCGGCAAGAGATTGCATCAATCAGTGAACGCCTACTGTCCACGCTTTGA
- the LOC132603534 gene encoding non-specific lipid transfer protein GPI-anchored 12-like — MATSTTITTTIATTFLILSLFSKAQESPPAPSAPAPSPGVDCLGVLVNMSDCLTFVERGSNLSKPDRGCCPEIAGLLDSNPICLCHMLGRAQSGAKIGFNIDVDKALKLPSACKLQFPPASTCSDLGVPVGAPLASEEGPAPSPGGFATSNLTSDNKDNTASIISFSKIQFVVGMAIMFFTSLF; from the exons ATGGCCACATCCACCACAATCACCACAACAATAGCCACCACATTTCTCATTCTCTCACTATTCTCCAAAGCACAAGAGTCACCACCAGCACCATCAGCTCCAGCACCAAGTCCTGGAGTAGATTGCTTGGGAGTATTAGTAAACATGTCTGATTGTTTAACATTTGTAGAAAGAGGAAGTAATTTGAGTAAACCTGATAGAGGATGTTGCCCTGAAATTGCTGGATTGTTAGATAGTAACCCTATTTGTTTGTGTCATATGCTTGGTAGAGCTCAATCTGGTGCTAAAATTGGGTTTAATATTGATGTTGATAAGGCACTTAAACTACCTTCTGCTTGTAAGTTGCAGTTTCCACCAGCTAGCACTTGCTCAG ATCTCGGCGTCCCAGTCGGAGCTCCATTAGCAAGTGAGGAGGGTCCTGCTCCATCACCTG GAGGATTTGCAACGTCTAATCTTACATCTGACAACAAAGATAATACAGCTTCAATCATTTCATTCTCCAAGATTCAATTTGTTGTTGGCATGGCCATTATGTTTTTCACCAGCCTTTTCTGA